The Scleropages formosus chromosome 11, fSclFor1.1, whole genome shotgun sequence genome window below encodes:
- the ctu2 gene encoding cytoplasmic tRNA 2-thiolation protein 2: protein MCQVEEEYSDQLETRRTASVSQTQRCVKCKANSAALLVRAGDAFCRGCFRDHFVHKFRATLGKNRVIFPGEKVLLAISGGPASCSMLAQVQQGLSKDAPKKLRFVPGIVYIDEGCVTGQSAEERQRTSTQLELIFRATGYPFFIVHLEQVFCLPGAVLEATCSVPVRSEGDYKAAVNRFIESSRAASSNTTSGEDQDQDPSVLKTQCLLSQLDTQDLPSGLLPFDRQLTGVLQKLFDAVKTLTAKEDLLHTLRQHLIVHTARTHGYSKVMMGDSCSRLAVKLLSSICQGRGASLAADTGFCDLRYGDIGIVRPMRDYSSKEIAFYNRMFGVPSLFIPGLDTKTPDKASIQRLTESFVTRLQADFPSTVSTIYRTSEKLQTSGGTHSADAEPAGKCLLCMCALDTKLEEASAFHATLVSEKLSQKQITKSPAADWVPDGQCCSRIDAQNHNCGSSGGRCSSSDRTPTSTDLKSLLCYSCRLTIQDMSAAEFLPPYIMAEAERRMRRSQMEEEIAAFLLPEDDAEDREEVS, encoded by the exons ATGTGTCAGGTGGAGGAGGAGTACAGCGACCAGCTGGAGACGAGGAGAACCGCGAG TGTGTCCCAGACCCAGAGGTGTGTGAAATGCAAGGCGAACAGCGCCGCCCTGCTGGTCCGTGCTGGAGACGCCTTCTGCCG GGGCTGTTTCAGGGACCATTTTGTGCATAAATTCCGCGCCACGCTGGGGAAAAATCGTGTCATCTTCCCTGGGGAgaag GTTCTCCTGGCCATCTCCGGTGGACCGGCCTCCTGTTCCATGCTAGCGCAGGTCCAACAG GGTTTGAGTAAAGATGcaccaaaaaaattaagatttgtTCCTGGCATCGTCTACATAGACG AGGGATGTGTCACCGGTCAGAGTGCCGAAGAGCGACAGAGGACATCAACTCAGCTGGAGCTGATTTTCAGAGCCACTGGGTACCCTTTCTTCATAGTCCACCTTGAGCAG GTGTTTTGCCTGCCTGGTGCTGTTCTGGAGGCCACATGTTCGGTCCCAGTGAGGTCAGAGGGGGACTACAAGGCTGCTGTGAACAGATTCATTGAGAGCAGCAGGGCAGCCAGTAGCAACACAACCAGTGGGGAGGACCAGGACCAAGACCCCTCTGTGCTCAAGACCCAGTGTCTTCTTTCCCAGCTGGACACTCAGGACCTCCCCAGTGGGCTGCTTCCCTTTGACCGACAGCTGACTGGGGTCCTACAGAAGCTTTTTGACGCTGTGAAGACCCTCACGGCCAAGGAGGACTTGCTGCACACCCTGAG ACAGCACCTGATTGTCCACACGGCCCGGACTCATGGCTACTCCAAGGTGATGATGGGGGACAGCTGCTCCAGACTCGCAGTCAAGCTGCTTAGCAGCATCTGTCAGGGCCGAGGGGCTTCGCTCGCTGCCGACACG GGCTTCTGTGATCTTCGCTACGGAGACATTGGGATCGTCCGACCCATGAGGGACTACTCCTCCAAGGAAATAGCTTTTTACAACAGGATGTTCGGGGTCCCGTCTCTGTTCATCCCTGGGCTTGACACCAAG ACCCCAGACAAGGCGAGCATTCAGCGGCTCACGGAGAGCTTCGTCACCAGGCTCCAGGCTGACTTCCCCTCCACTGTCAGCACCATCTACAG GACAAGTGAGAAACTCCAGACGTCAGGAGGTACCCACAGTGCAGATGCTGAACCTGCAGGCAAATGTctgctgtgtatgtgtgccttGGACACCAAGTTGG AGGAGGCATCTGCCTTCCACGCGACCTTGGTGTCTGAGAAGCTCTCCCAGAAGCAGATTACAAAGTCTCCTGCTGCTGACTGGGTCCCAGATGGACAGTGTTGCTCCCGCATAGATGCGCAGAACCACAACTGTGGGTCATCAGGAGGCAGGTGCAGCTCCTCTGACAG GACCCCCACCTCCACAGACCTGAAGAGTTTGCTTTGCTACAGCTGCAGACTGACCATCCAAGACATG AGCGCTGCTGAATTCCTACCTCCTTATATTATGGCTGAAGCGGAGCGTCGCATGAGAAG GTcacagatggaggaggagatcGCTGCGTTCCTGCTGCCTGAGGATGACGCAGAAGACAGAGAGGAGGTCTCTTGA